TAGGCGAACGCTAGGTGAATAAGCTTAGAATCGGCATTGTCGGACTTGGTAACATGGGCATGGAGCATGCCAAATATTTGATTGAGAATCAAGTGAAGAATGCACAATTAACAGCGGTTAGCGATATTAGTCTTGAACGATTGAAGCAGGTAGCTGAGCAATGGGGAAGCGACGTTCAAAGGTTCGAAAGCTACGAGGCCTTGTTCAAATCGGGAACGGTTGACGCTGTAATGCTCTGTACACCGCATTATGATCATCCTCGGTTAGCTATTGAAGCGTTTACATGTGGACTTCATGTGCTAGTAGAGAAGCCGGCAGGTGTCTACACACGTCAAGTGAAGGAAATGAACGAAGCAGCAGCAGCTAGCGGTAAAATATATGGCATTATGTATAATCAACGTACGAACCCTCTCTACCTTAAGCTAAGAGAATTAATTTCTTCAGGAGAGCTGGGAGAAATCCGACGTACAAATTGGATTATTACGAATTGGTATCGCTCACAGGCTTACTATAATTCGAGTAGGTGGAGAGCAACATGGGCGGGTGAAGGCGGGGGAGTGCTCATTAATCAAGCTCCTCACCAGCTGGATCTATGGCAATGGACAACGGGATTAATGCCCAAAAGAATTAGAGCCTTCTGTGCCTTTGGTAAGGATCGCGATATTGAAGTAGAGAACGAAGTGACTGCTTATGTGGAATATGAGAACGGAGCGACGGGAGTTTTCGTTACTTCCACTCATGAAACTCCGGGCACCAATCGGTTTGAAATAACCGGAGATCGCGGGAAAATCGTTATAGAGGACGATAAAATGACCTTCTGGCGTCTGAGACAGCTAGAACCTGAATTTAATCGTGATAACACAAGTGCTTTCGCTCAGCCGGAATGCTGGAAATTTGATATTCCAGTTGCAGCCAGCGTTACGCAGCATTTGGAAATTACCCGCAATTGGACGGAAGCGATTTTACAAGGTACACCACTGCTAGCCCCTGGTGAGGATGGGATTAAAGGACTGACGTTGTCTAACGCGATGCTGCTGTCCACTTGGACAGATAATTGGGTCGAGCTTCCCATTGATGAGGATCTATTTTATGACAAGCTACAGGAGAAAATCAGACTATCAACCAAAGCCATAAGGTAGGGGAGGCCCACAATGTCTCAAGCAAATGGCATGAATTATGCGCCGCAAGGCAAACCCAGCTCTGTTGTCGGTCGTGGTGAATTTATATTTGCAGCTATGGCGCTTGATCATGGTCATATATACGGAATGTGTAATGGGCTACAGGAGGCGGGTGCTTCGCTGAAGTGGGTGTATGATCCCGATCCAGACAAGGTACGGCAATTTATTGAGATTTATCCTCATGCTCGCGTGGCACAGTCCGAGCAGCAGATTTTGCAGGACCCTGAGGTTGCACTCATTGCTGCTGCAGCTATTCCTAACGAACGCGGGCCACTTGGCTTGAAGGTGATGGAGCATGGTAAAGATTATTTTACCGACAAAACTCCCTTTACTTCATTGGAGCAATTAGAGCAGGCGAGAGCGGCAGTGGCTAGAACTGGGCGTAAATATGCGGTTTATTATAGTGAACGGCTTCATGCAGAGAGCGCGGTATTTGCTGGACAATTGATTAAGGACGGTGCGATTGGTCGAGTCGTGCAGGTGCTAGGGCTGGGACCTCACCGCTTGAATGCGACATTAAGACCGGACTGGTTTTTTAGAAAAGAGCAATACGGGGGTATCCTCTGTGATATCGGTAGCCATCAGGTCGAGCAGTTTCTCTATTATGCAGGCTGTAAGGATGCCAAGGTAGTGCAAAGCAAAGTAGCTAACTATAACAACAAAGGCTATCCGGAGCTTGAAGATTTCGGAGATGCGAATCTTATTGGAGACAATGGGGCAACGAACTATTTTCGTGTGGATTGGCTTACTCCTAACGGTTTATCTGTCTGGGGAGATGGTCGCACCGTTATTATGGGGACCAATGGATACATTGAATTGCGCAAATACGTTGATATTGCCCGTGATGCCCAAGGAGACCAGCTGTACTTGGTAAACGGTGAAGGGGAATTTCATATGAGCCTTCGCGGAAAGGTAGGTTATCCCTTTTTCGGAGAGCTCATACTGGATTGCTTGAACAAGACGGAAAACGCTATGACGCAGGCTCATGCATTTAAAGCGGCTGAGCTTTGCTTACTGGCGCAATCACAGGCTATACGTATCGAATAGATGAAATCCAATGAAGGAGGGAGAGATTTCTATGATTAAGCTATCGGTATTTACTGTATCGACACCAGAGCTTAGTCCAGAAGAGCTTGCTGCAAAGGCGAAGCAAGCGGGGCTACAAGGAATCGAGTGGCGTTATAAGGAAACTCCTGCAGATGTAGCTAACCAAGTGCCTTCATTTTGGGGAAACAACCAATGTACCATTTCTCCTTCTGGCGGTGAAGTGGAATTGGACCGCTTTAAGAGAGCAACTGAGCTGCAGGGTCTTACAACTGTAAGCGTCACCCCTTATTTACAGGCAGGCGACATAGTGGGAACGGAGCAAGTATTAAAGGCTGCTCAGTATATGGGTGCGCCCTTTATTCGCTTAGGAGTCCATTCTTATGATCGCAACCGTCCTTTTAATGAGTTATTTGAGGATGAGCTAGTCTATTTGAAAGCGTCTGAGGAGCTTTGCAGACAGTATGGGGTTAAGGGCTTAGTGGAGATTCACCATGGCACACTGGCGGCTTCTGCATCCGGAGCAAGAAGATTGGTTGAAGGGCTGGACCCTCAATTCATTGGCGTACTCTTCGATCCTGGCAATACGGTACACGAAGGCTTTGAGAATTATCGGATGGCGCTGGAAATACTGGGACCCTATTTGGCTCATGTGCACATTAAAAATGCGGGATGGAAAATACAAGGTAAAGCTGAGGATGGCAGTACGATCTGGCACAGTGATTGGGAAGGACTTAGGGAAGGGATGGTTCCTTGGAGACAGGTGATCGCTGATTTGCTCGCTGTTGGCTATGAGGGCTATTTGGGAGTTGAGGATTTTAGTAGACAATTCGCTGATTCAGCCGACATGCTTCAGAACTTCTCTTCCTATATCGGAGACTTATTGGCGGAGCTACAGCATGTTTGAGTTTAATTATCGGTCGATAGGGATGTTTGAGCCTATCTTTCATTCTCATACCTTTTACGAGGTTTATTATTTTCATGAGGGCAAATGCAACTATTTAATCGGTGATCAAATCTATAACCTATCGCCTGGGGATTTAATATTGATGAATGGGATGACTCTTCATTGTCCGAAGGTTGACCCGGAAATTCCTTATATACGGTCGATTATTCATTTTGATCCCGCGATTTTAAGACCCTATTTGGAGCTGCCTCAAGCCGTTCCTGTTATGAGACCTTTCGAGCAGTTTAAGAATTATAGACTGTGCTTGCGAGGCAAAGAGAAGGAGGAGCTTGAGCAAATTTTATTGGTCATGCTAAGTCACCAGCAGCGCGGGGACAAGGTGGGGGAAAGCCGATTACTTCTCGCATTCGTGGATATGCTGCATTTTATTTATGATCAATGCTTGCAGCCTCTTGGGGAACAGAGGGAGGTTCCTTCTGACAAAGAAAAGACGGTTCAGGAGATCATTGCGCTGCTTGAGGATGTTTATATGGACGATGAGTTAAGTATGGAGCTGCTGCACAGCAAGCTTCATCTTAGCAAGTCGTATTTGGCCAAAATTTTCAAGGATGTGACGGGAGTTACTTTATTCGAATATGTGTACCGCAAGCGCATTAACGAAGCCAAAATCTTATTTCTGCTCCATCCAAGCTTATCGGTAACGGAAGTATCCTTCCGACTTGGCTTTAAGCATCTTGCGCATTTTAGCAGGCTTTTTAAGCAGCAAGTCAAGATAACTCCAGAAGGTTACAAGAAGGAATTGAAGAAGGATCGCCAACTGCATAAACAGCTAGAGGGGGAAGGTAATTGAATTTATTTGACCTGAGCGGCAGAACGGCAGTCGTTATTGGTGGCTCCTCATCATTAGGTGGTGCAATGGCGGAAGCGCTGGCAGCATATGGCGCGGCTGTAGCCCTTACAGGCCGCAAGGCGGATAATGCGGAGCCGATTAGGCAACGTATTGAATCTGCTGGCGGGAAGGCGCGTTGCTATGCGGTAGAGCCAACGAGTAAAGCTGATTTGGAGCATTTGCTTCAAGAGGTGGCCGCTTGGACGGGAGGAGTTGATATTTTACTCAATTGTCCGGGCGTGAACAGCGCTACTTCCTTTTTCGATATCGGGGAAGAAGAGTGGGACCGGATTATAGATGTTAATGCCAAGAGCTTAATGCTATCATGCCAAGTATTTGGCCGTTATATGGTTGAGCGGGGACAAGGTGGCAGCATTATTAATCTTTCATCGGTGTCATCTACAACCCCGTTATCTAAGGTGTTTACCTATTCGGTTTCTAAAGCAGCGGTAAACAATATGACCCAGTTTCTTGCGAGGGAATTTGCGCCTGCTCGTGTAAGAGTAAATGCTATCATACCTGGCTTTTTCCCGGCGGAGCAAAATCGGACGATTCTCTCTGAAGAGAGAGTGTCGTCAATCATGTCGCATACCCCGATGAAAAGATTCGGAGATCCGACGGAGCTGCAAGGAGCAGTCGTCTATTTGGCTTCCGAGAAAGCATCAAGCTACGTAACCGGGTCATTATTAAGGGTTGATGGTGGTTTCGGAGCGATGACGATATAACGAAGATTAAGGCTTAAGGAGGTGTGTTGACAGCATGCAAATGACATTTCGTTGGTTTGGTGAAAATGATCCGGTAAAACTGTGGCAAATTCGGCAAATTCCCGGGGTTACAGGCATTGTTAGCGCGATCTATGACGTACCTGTAGGAGAGGAATGGCCGCTGGAGAGTATTGTTCAGCTTAAGGAGAAGATTGAAGCGGCTGGGCTATCTTTAAGTGTCATTGAGAGCGTGCCTGTACATGAGCATATAAAGCTCGGATTGCCTGGACGCGACCAATATATTGAGAATTACGGAAAAACACTGCGCAATCTTGCTCATGCTGGGATTGGAATTGTTTGCTACAATTTTATGCCTGTGTTCGATTGGACAAGGTCACAGCTGGATTACGAGTTAGAGGATGGTTCAAATGCACTGATCTACGAAGAGGAAGTAGTCAGACGTATGAATCCGCTAAGTGGTGAATTACAGCTACCTGGTTGGGATAGCAGCTATAGGAAAGAGGATCTGCGGGTACTGTTCGAGCAATATTCTACTGTAGATGAAGAAAAGCTGTGGGACAATCTATCCTACTTCGTGAAGGCGATTATGCCGATTGCGGAGGAGGTTGGAGTATTAATGGCTATCCATCCGGATGATCCACCTTGGCCAATCTTCGGGCTTCCGCGCATCATTAAGGATGAAGCAGCTTTGCAAAGATTTGTCGGCTTGTATGACCATCCGGTCAATGGGCTTTGCCTCTGTAGCGGTTCACTTGGAGCAAATCCGGATAATGATCTGCCTGCTCTTATTCGTCACTTCGGAGCGGCTGGCAAAATTAA
This portion of the Cohnella abietis genome encodes:
- a CDS encoding AraC family transcriptional regulator — encoded protein: MFEFNYRSIGMFEPIFHSHTFYEVYYFHEGKCNYLIGDQIYNLSPGDLILMNGMTLHCPKVDPEIPYIRSIIHFDPAILRPYLELPQAVPVMRPFEQFKNYRLCLRGKEKEELEQILLVMLSHQQRGDKVGESRLLLAFVDMLHFIYDQCLQPLGEQREVPSDKEKTVQEIIALLEDVYMDDELSMELLHSKLHLSKSYLAKIFKDVTGVTLFEYVYRKRINEAKILFLLHPSLSVTEVSFRLGFKHLAHFSRLFKQQVKITPEGYKKELKKDRQLHKQLEGEGN
- a CDS encoding Gfo/Idh/MocA family protein, which encodes MNKLRIGIVGLGNMGMEHAKYLIENQVKNAQLTAVSDISLERLKQVAEQWGSDVQRFESYEALFKSGTVDAVMLCTPHYDHPRLAIEAFTCGLHVLVEKPAGVYTRQVKEMNEAAAASGKIYGIMYNQRTNPLYLKLRELISSGELGEIRRTNWIITNWYRSQAYYNSSRWRATWAGEGGGVLINQAPHQLDLWQWTTGLMPKRIRAFCAFGKDRDIEVENEVTAYVEYENGATGVFVTSTHETPGTNRFEITGDRGKIVIEDDKMTFWRLRQLEPEFNRDNTSAFAQPECWKFDIPVAASVTQHLEITRNWTEAILQGTPLLAPGEDGIKGLTLSNAMLLSTWTDNWVELPIDEDLFYDKLQEKIRLSTKAIR
- a CDS encoding sugar phosphate isomerase/epimerase family protein, whose product is MKLSVFTVSTPELSPEELAAKAKQAGLQGIEWRYKETPADVANQVPSFWGNNQCTISPSGGEVELDRFKRATELQGLTTVSVTPYLQAGDIVGTEQVLKAAQYMGAPFIRLGVHSYDRNRPFNELFEDELVYLKASEELCRQYGVKGLVEIHHGTLAASASGARRLVEGLDPQFIGVLFDPGNTVHEGFENYRMALEILGPYLAHVHIKNAGWKIQGKAEDGSTIWHSDWEGLREGMVPWRQVIADLLAVGYEGYLGVEDFSRQFADSADMLQNFSSYIGDLLAELQHV
- the uxuA gene encoding mannonate dehydratase; translation: MQMTFRWFGENDPVKLWQIRQIPGVTGIVSAIYDVPVGEEWPLESIVQLKEKIEAAGLSLSVIESVPVHEHIKLGLPGRDQYIENYGKTLRNLAHAGIGIVCYNFMPVFDWTRSQLDYELEDGSNALIYEEEVVRRMNPLSGELQLPGWDSSYRKEDLRVLFEQYSTVDEEKLWDNLSYFVKAIMPIAEEVGVLMAIHPDDPPWPIFGLPRIIKDEAALQRFVGLYDHPVNGLCLCSGSLGANPDNDLPALIRHFGAAGKINFMHARNIKHTGERSFQESAHLSSAGSLDMAEIVRALRDVNYAGPVRPDHGRMIWGETGKPGYGLYDRALGAVYLNGMWEALTKERAALNKE
- a CDS encoding SDR family oxidoreductase — encoded protein: MNLFDLSGRTAVVIGGSSSLGGAMAEALAAYGAAVALTGRKADNAEPIRQRIESAGGKARCYAVEPTSKADLEHLLQEVAAWTGGVDILLNCPGVNSATSFFDIGEEEWDRIIDVNAKSLMLSCQVFGRYMVERGQGGSIINLSSVSSTTPLSKVFTYSVSKAAVNNMTQFLAREFAPARVRVNAIIPGFFPAEQNRTILSEERVSSIMSHTPMKRFGDPTELQGAVVYLASEKASSYVTGSLLRVDGGFGAMTI
- a CDS encoding Gfo/Idh/MocA family protein, producing the protein MSQANGMNYAPQGKPSSVVGRGEFIFAAMALDHGHIYGMCNGLQEAGASLKWVYDPDPDKVRQFIEIYPHARVAQSEQQILQDPEVALIAAAAIPNERGPLGLKVMEHGKDYFTDKTPFTSLEQLEQARAAVARTGRKYAVYYSERLHAESAVFAGQLIKDGAIGRVVQVLGLGPHRLNATLRPDWFFRKEQYGGILCDIGSHQVEQFLYYAGCKDAKVVQSKVANYNNKGYPELEDFGDANLIGDNGATNYFRVDWLTPNGLSVWGDGRTVIMGTNGYIELRKYVDIARDAQGDQLYLVNGEGEFHMSLRGKVGYPFFGELILDCLNKTENAMTQAHAFKAAELCLLAQSQAIRIE